The Opitutaceae bacterium genome contains a region encoding:
- the accC gene encoding acetyl-CoA carboxylase biotin carboxylase subunit produces the protein MIQKILIANRGEIALRIVRACREMGIKSLAVYSEADVQSLHVQLADEAICIGGNKSGDSYLRADRIISAAEIADVDAIHPGYGFLSENAKFAEQCESCNIKFIGPKSKSIKMMGDKAIAKDTVKKAGVPTVPGSDGPVESEAEAVKTARKIGYPVIIKAVAGGGGRGMRIAHNDVSFAKEYHVARNEAEKAFGNGAVYIEKYIEKPRHIEFQILADSHGKVLHLGERDCSVQRRHQKLIEESPSPFLTPDLRKKMGKAAIKAAEAAEYENAGTIEFLVDAKGNFYFIEMNTRIQVEHPVTEEVTGIDLIKQQILVAMGQKLAFDQSDIKFSRHAIECRINAEDPARNFAPSPGTIGLYYSPGGRGVRVDSHVYSGYTIPPYYDSMIGKLICVGDTRKEALERSYRALSEYLVRGIKTTIPLHKAIMADPAFIEGKATTAYMEDFLARTPTDLFA, from the coding sequence ATGATCCAGAAGATCCTGATCGCCAACCGTGGTGAAATCGCCCTCCGCATTGTCCGCGCCTGCCGCGAAATGGGCATCAAGTCGCTCGCCGTCTATTCCGAAGCCGACGTTCAATCCCTCCATGTCCAACTGGCCGACGAGGCCATTTGCATCGGTGGAAACAAGAGCGGCGACAGCTACCTTCGCGCCGATCGAATCATAAGCGCAGCAGAGATCGCGGATGTAGACGCCATTCACCCGGGCTATGGTTTCTTGTCGGAGAATGCTAAATTCGCGGAGCAGTGCGAGTCCTGCAACATCAAGTTTATTGGACCCAAGTCGAAAAGCATCAAGATGATGGGTGACAAGGCCATCGCCAAAGACACGGTGAAGAAGGCCGGTGTACCGACCGTTCCAGGCTCAGACGGGCCGGTTGAAAGCGAAGCCGAGGCCGTTAAAACTGCACGCAAGATCGGCTACCCGGTCATCATCAAGGCGGTCGCCGGCGGTGGCGGGCGCGGCATGCGCATCGCCCATAACGATGTCTCGTTTGCAAAGGAATACCACGTCGCTCGGAATGAGGCGGAAAAGGCGTTCGGAAATGGCGCCGTCTACATCGAAAAGTACATCGAAAAGCCCCGCCACATCGAGTTCCAGATCCTTGCTGATTCTCACGGAAAGGTGCTTCACCTCGGTGAGCGCGATTGCTCCGTGCAGCGCCGCCACCAGAAACTGATCGAAGAGTCGCCCTCACCCTTTTTGACGCCTGACCTGCGCAAGAAAATGGGCAAGGCAGCCATCAAGGCAGCCGAGGCCGCTGAGTACGAAAACGCCGGCACCATCGAGTTTCTCGTCGATGCCAAGGGCAACTTCTACTTCATCGAGATGAACACTCGTATCCAGGTCGAACATCCTGTTACGGAAGAAGTTACAGGCATCGACCTGATCAAGCAACAGATTCTCGTAGCGATGGGCCAGAAGCTCGCATTCGACCAGAGCGACATCAAGTTCAGCCGTCACGCAATTGAGTGCCGCATCAACGCAGAAGATCCGGCACGTAACTTTGCACCTTCCCCTGGCACGATCGGCCTCTACTACTCACCAGGTGGCCGCGGTGTTCGCGTCGATTCGCATGTTTATTCCGGGTACACGATCCCACCGTACTACGATTCGATGATCGGCAAGCTGATCTGCGTGGGGGACACCCGCAAGGAGGCCTTGGAGCGCAGCTATCGGGCCTTGAGCGAGTATTTGGTGCGCGGCATCAAGACGACAATCCCGCTCCACAAAGCCATCATGGCCGACCCGGCCTTCATCGAAGGAAAGGCAACGACGGCCTACATGGAAGACTTTCTGGCCCGCACGCCCA